Proteins encoded together in one Coffea arabica cultivar ET-39 chromosome 2c, Coffea Arabica ET-39 HiFi, whole genome shotgun sequence window:
- the LOC113724643 gene encoding protein AGENET DOMAIN (AGD)-CONTAINING P1-like yields MDYFIKGAEVEISSDEDGFRGSWFAGTVIRKLKNDKILVEYKTLMQDDSRKIPLREEIDVVQLRPPAPRETHREFKVSEEVDVYFNDGWWEGVITGVSKTGKFAVFFRSSRELSKFHPSKLRLHREWVNGTWVPQLEIEPKEDKKVSILPAKRKPGKETVEEKFSRGATVEVRIDEDGFQGAWIPATVIKRFDEDKYLIQYRSLRNEEDTEFLKEEVASINIRPHPPETAFVDCFKVNDKVDALFNDCWWEGVISRVLREKKYIIYFPGTEDAVKFKHSDLRQHQEWIDGKWVIPS; encoded by the exons ATGGATTACTTCATAAAAGGTGCCGAAGTTGAAATCAGCAGCGATGAGGACGGCTTTCGCGGCTCCTGGTTCGCCGGAACCGTTATCCGGAAGTTAAAGAATGATAAAATCTTGGTGGAGTACAAAACCCTGATGCAGGACGACTCGAGAAAAATCCCGCTGAGGGAAGAAATCGACGTTGTGCAGCTTAGGCCGCCGGCACCTCGGGAGACTCACCGGGAGTTTAAGGTGAGCGAAGAAGTGGATGTTTATTTTAACGACGGATGGTGGGAAGGCGTGATCACGGGGGTTTCCAAAACTGGAAAGTTTGCGGTGTTCTTTAGGTCTAGTAGGGAGCTGTCGAAATTTCATCCGTCCAAGCTCCGGTTACACCGTGAATGGGTGAACGGCACGTGGGTTCCTCAGTTGGAGATTGAACCAAAAGAAGATAAG AAAGTGTCCATATTACCAGCCAAACGGAAGCCTGGCAAAGAAACAGTAGAGGAGAAATTTAGCCGAGGGGCAACAGTTGAAGTTCGAATAGATGAAGATGGTTTTCAAGGTGCTTGGATTCCTGCAACTGTCATCAAACGATTTGATGAGGACAAATACCTGATTCAGTATCGGAGTCTGAGAAACGAAGAAGACACAGAATTCTTGAAAGAGGAGGTTGCTAGTATAAACATACGACCACATCCACCGGAAACTGCTTTTGTCGACTGTTTCAAAGTGAATGACAAAGTAGACGctcttttcaatgattgttggTGGGAAGGAGTAATATCCAGAGTTCTTAGGGAGAAAAAGTATATAATCTATTTTCCGGGGACTGAAGATGCAGTGAAGTTTAAGCACTCTGACTTGAGGCAGCACCAGGAGTGGATTGATGGCAAGTGGGTCATTCCTTCCTAG